One Arthrobacter sp. StoSoilB20 DNA segment encodes these proteins:
- a CDS encoding aldehyde dehydrogenase family protein — MTTQTEQFTVRRPAPDAQASLPGEHPMSPQPLQLPLSLPLPPAGHFINGSFVPGSTRLLIDVVDPATEAVIASVQAGTADDVDAAVAAAVVAQKTWGATTPKERADVLNLIANIIEENRADFEAIESANTGKPQAVAEDDVSSTIDTFRFMAGASRTLTSMAGGDYATGHTSVILREPVGVVGVITPWNYPLLMAAWKIAPILAAGNSIVIKPSEQTPLSTLKLVEVLAGRIPDGILNVVTGRGRTVGQRLSEHPDIALVALTGSVVSGQAVAETAAKSVKRVHLELGGKAPVVVFSDADLRAAAAGVRNAGFWNAGQDCGAACRVLVHESVAEEFTSHLVREVSTLVIGAPDAGDDVEIGPMISLPHFERVKEALAEARAAGLTVAIGGSALEGPGYFIEPTVITDVPAGAHIATHEIFGPVVTVETFSTTEEAVTRANESPYGLSASVWTRDSSLSLRIPKQLDFGTVWVNAHLVLACEVPWGGFKGSGYGRDLSLYALDDYSRTKHVMINHGA, encoded by the coding sequence ATGACCACCCAGACCGAGCAGTTCACCGTGCGACGCCCAGCCCCCGACGCCCAAGCTTCCCTCCCCGGAGAGCACCCGATGTCCCCGCAGCCCCTGCAACTCCCCCTGTCTCTGCCCCTGCCTCCGGCGGGGCACTTCATCAACGGTTCCTTCGTCCCAGGCTCCACCCGGCTCCTGATCGACGTCGTTGATCCCGCCACCGAGGCCGTCATCGCCTCAGTCCAGGCGGGCACCGCCGATGACGTGGACGCCGCTGTTGCCGCCGCCGTCGTGGCCCAAAAAACCTGGGGTGCCACTACCCCGAAGGAACGCGCCGACGTCCTGAATCTCATTGCCAACATCATCGAGGAGAACCGGGCCGACTTTGAGGCCATCGAGTCCGCAAACACCGGCAAGCCGCAAGCCGTGGCCGAGGACGACGTCTCCAGCACCATCGACACTTTCCGCTTCATGGCCGGCGCATCGCGGACCCTCACCTCCATGGCCGGCGGTGACTACGCCACCGGCCACACCTCGGTGATCCTGCGCGAACCCGTAGGCGTGGTGGGGGTCATCACGCCATGGAACTACCCGCTGCTGATGGCTGCCTGGAAGATCGCCCCCATCCTTGCCGCCGGCAACAGCATCGTCATCAAGCCCTCCGAGCAGACCCCCTTGTCCACGCTGAAGCTCGTGGAAGTGCTGGCCGGACGGATTCCGGATGGCATCCTCAACGTGGTCACCGGCCGCGGCCGGACCGTTGGACAGCGTCTCTCCGAGCACCCTGACATCGCGCTGGTAGCCCTCACCGGCAGCGTGGTCAGCGGCCAGGCGGTGGCCGAAACAGCGGCAAAGTCGGTCAAACGCGTCCACTTGGAACTCGGTGGCAAGGCCCCTGTTGTGGTCTTCTCCGACGCCGACCTCCGCGCCGCTGCTGCCGGTGTCCGGAACGCCGGGTTTTGGAATGCCGGCCAAGACTGCGGTGCCGCCTGCCGTGTCCTGGTGCACGAGTCCGTAGCCGAAGAATTCACCAGTCACCTGGTCCGGGAGGTCAGCACCTTGGTGATCGGCGCGCCCGACGCCGGGGACGACGTCGAAATCGGCCCCATGATCTCCCTCCCGCACTTTGAACGGGTCAAGGAAGCGCTGGCTGAAGCACGGGCCGCAGGCCTCACAGTCGCCATCGGCGGTTCCGCGCTGGAAGGTCCCGGCTACTTCATCGAGCCCACAGTCATCACCGACGTGCCCGCAGGGGCGCACATCGCCACGCATGAAATCTTCGGGCCGGTGGTCACTGTGGAAACCTTCAGCACCACCGAAGAAGCGGTGACCCGCGCCAATGAGAGCCCCTACGGATTGTCAGCCTCGGTCTGGACACGCGATTCAAGCCTTTCCCTCCGGATTCCCAAGCAGCTGGACTTCGGCACCGTGTGGGTCAATGCCCACCTGGTCCTGGCTTGCGAGGTACCGTGGGGCGGATTCAAAGGTTCCGGCTACGGCCGCGACCTCTCGCTCTACGCCCTGGATGACTACTCGCGCACCAAGCACGTCATGATCAACCACGGCGCGTAA
- a CDS encoding cytosine permease, protein MNTAPVTTEVPRLEDKTIQPIPLNERHGKARDLFTIWFGSNIMIMTIVTGGLATTVFGLGFVPAIVGIIIGNVVGGIFMALHSAQGPQLGVAQMIQTRGQFGSFGALLIVVIVVVMYVGFFAANLVFGGEAMAAVSPGISVDGGIIIIGVVSVIATIFGYRLIHAYARVLSVAAGLALLLAFGWILMVHGLPVNFLETGNFNWVGFMGTISVSALWQLAYAPYVSDYSRYMPQGTGSGPAFWASYSGCVLGTLFPMILGALVGTLAVSMSTGDVEIVGSLGTLLQPWTLIIVGIFCLGVAASNAMNLYCGVLCTLTIGQTFRPSWLPRAKTRTIAAIILFVVAVSIALFARDNFILFYTNFLSFLMYVLVPWTAINLVDYYLLRHGDYRVEDFFKRDGGVYGRFNWIAIGSYLAGALIQVPFSATAIYTGPLAAAMGGVDISWIVGLVVVAPLYYVAARVFGKKTEPATFPATALTPDLI, encoded by the coding sequence ATGAACACCGCGCCCGTCACAACCGAGGTGCCACGCCTGGAGGACAAGACCATCCAGCCGATCCCCCTCAACGAGCGGCACGGCAAGGCGCGGGATCTCTTCACCATCTGGTTCGGCTCCAACATCATGATCATGACCATCGTGACCGGCGGGCTCGCCACCACGGTGTTCGGCCTGGGATTCGTTCCGGCGATCGTGGGCATCATCATCGGCAACGTGGTGGGCGGCATCTTCATGGCGCTGCACTCCGCCCAGGGCCCGCAACTGGGTGTGGCCCAAATGATCCAGACCCGCGGCCAGTTCGGTTCCTTCGGTGCACTGCTGATAGTGGTCATTGTGGTGGTCATGTACGTGGGCTTCTTCGCGGCGAACCTGGTGTTCGGCGGCGAAGCGATGGCCGCGGTCAGTCCCGGCATCAGCGTTGACGGCGGAATCATCATCATCGGCGTGGTCAGCGTGATCGCCACGATCTTCGGCTACCGGCTCATCCACGCCTATGCCCGCGTCCTCAGCGTCGCGGCAGGGTTGGCATTGCTGCTGGCGTTCGGCTGGATCCTGATGGTCCATGGCTTGCCGGTCAACTTCCTGGAGACGGGCAACTTCAACTGGGTGGGCTTCATGGGCACCATCTCCGTTTCCGCGTTGTGGCAACTGGCCTACGCACCCTACGTCTCCGACTACTCCCGCTACATGCCTCAGGGCACCGGTTCCGGCCCGGCCTTCTGGGCTTCCTACTCAGGTTGCGTCCTGGGCACGCTGTTCCCCATGATCCTGGGTGCTTTGGTGGGTACCCTCGCGGTGTCCATGAGCACCGGCGACGTCGAAATCGTCGGCAGCCTCGGCACCCTGCTGCAGCCGTGGACCCTCATTATCGTGGGCATCTTCTGCCTGGGAGTTGCGGCTTCGAACGCCATGAACCTGTACTGCGGTGTCCTGTGCACCCTCACCATCGGGCAGACCTTCAGGCCCTCGTGGTTGCCACGCGCCAAGACCCGCACCATCGCCGCCATCATCCTCTTCGTTGTGGCTGTCTCCATTGCCCTCTTTGCCCGCGACAACTTCATCCTCTTCTACACCAACTTCCTCTCCTTCCTGATGTACGTGCTGGTTCCGTGGACGGCCATCAACCTGGTGGACTACTACCTTTTGCGGCACGGAGACTACCGGGTTGAAGACTTCTTCAAGCGCGACGGCGGCGTGTACGGACGGTTCAACTGGATCGCCATCGGCTCATACCTGGCAGGCGCCCTGATCCAGGTTCCCTTCTCGGCTACAGCTATCTACACCGGCCCCTTGGCTGCGGCGATGGGTGGAGTGGACATCTCCTGGATCGTCGGACTCGTGGTTGTCGCTCCCCTCTATTACGTGGCGGCCCGGGTGTTCGGCAAGAAGACTGAACCAGCCACGTTCCCAGCAACGGCACTCACCCCGGACCTCATCTGA